One window of Pieris rapae chromosome 14, ilPieRapa1.1, whole genome shotgun sequence genomic DNA carries:
- the LOC110998608 gene encoding protein unc-50 homolog, with translation MVKFTTSPVPSNYPRSTSPLPAPANYQPSTPSAAAKRYIYLRRLFKFNQMDFDFAAWQMVYLFVSPQKVFRNSNYRKHTKSQFARDDPAFLVLLSVWLFLSSICFALAMGLTTIQTALFVLYVVFVDFIGAGIFMSTVLWVVSNKYLRMDSSAPDVEWGYAFDVHINAFFPPLSLLHCFQILLFNGLLSHGGLLSCFVSNTFWLASFIYYLYITFLGYSNLPMMKNTRIFLLPLPLLVLLYLASLMADWNLSHMLMNFYHYRVL, from the exons ATGGTAAAATTCACAACTTCTCCTGTGCCATCTAATTATCCTAGAAGTACTTCTCCGTTGCCTGCACCAGCTAATTACCAACCATCTACACCTAGTGCGGCGGCAAAACGCTACATATATTTGAGAAGATTGTTCAAATTCAATCAAATGGACTTTGATTTTGCCGCCTGGCAAATggtatatttgtttgtctCGCCACAGAAAGTATTTAGGAATTCCAATTATAGAAAAC atacTAAATCACAATTTGCCAGAGATGACCCCGCATTTCTAGTTTTACTGAGTGTGTGGCTTTtct tatCTTCAATATGTTTTGCACTGGCTATGGGACTTACAACAATACAAACAGCATTATTTGTACTATATGTTGTGTTTGTAGACTTTATAGGAGCTGGGATATTTATGTCAACAGTATTATG GGTTGTAAGCAACAAATACCTACGAATGGACTCTTCAGCCCCTGATGTAGAGTGGGGTTATGCATTTGATGTCCATATTAATGCATTCTTTCCACCCTTATCGTTATTGCATTGCTTTCAGATATTACTTTTCAATG GCCTTCTAAGTCATGGCGGCTTACTCTCATGCTTTGTTTCAAACACATTTTGGTTGGCTTccttcatatattatttgtacatcaCATTTCTGGGATACAGCa ATCTACCAATGATGAAGAATACTCGAATATTTCTCCTGCCCCTACCTTTACTTGTGCTGCTCTATTTAGCATCACTAATGGCAGATTGGAATCTAAGTCATATGCTAATGAATTTTTACCATTACAgagtactttaa
- the LOC110998629 gene encoding proclotting enzyme-like isoform X1 yields MADFMRIGKCSTVDIVFLVVFAIPFLALRTKCQQTVLHPVSFRRTMDETSLQHRYPHWNEYSMPRKRSPEGSNFFQNNPYSQAYYNRQFISPQQPQYYDSRSPIDLVPAGSIQNPNDGRLLSDTAFTKISETLGAINTVGHYLVDMVNDNDRRDGDPNLQQLPQALYTISKNVLGRNVTDKIAPIVKKALPKVLPDAPITKIATSNFNENDSKSCTTPEGEDGVCEDLSNCPQLLLNLINLRESLCFKELFVPGVCCPRDAVVPSTSAVEKPVVATTSKPTYLVPVTTQRTTTTHRSTTQRPVTTTTKKVTTSKPSAVLVLTTKRPKPITTSKPVTKPTVTSSRPPSTTSFYTVTPPIIANYSNIVDANECGQREDEGGRIVGGTESKPGAWPWMAAIYLHGNKRREFWCGGTLVGKRHVLTAAHCTRDSKQRPFPPRQFTVRLGDVDLSREDEPSRPVTLRVTAVRAHEQFSRVGFYNDIAILVLAENVQKSKYVIPICLPHGELSRQQFDGAVATVVGWGTTRYGGGESSKQLEAKLPVWRNEECDRAYFQPITDTFLCAGYARGGVDACQGDSGGPLMLQANGRWTQIGVVSFGNKCGEPGYPGVYTRVTHYLTWLQQNIT; encoded by the exons ATGGCGGACTTTATGCGTATAGGGAAGTGCAGTACCGTAGATATAGTTTTTCTAGTTGTATTTG CTATACCCTTCCTGGCGCTGAGAACAAAATGCCAACAAACTGTTCTCCACCCGG tctCCTTCAGACGGACTATGGATGAAACGAGCCTACAGCACCGATATCCGCATTGGAACGAATATTCCATGCCTCGCAAGAGATCACCAGAAGGAAGTAATTTCTTCCAGAACAATCCATATAGTCAAGCTTATTACAATAGACAATTTATATCCCCACAACAACCTCAATATTACGACAGCAGATCACCAATAGATTTGGTTCCAGCGGGTTCTATACAGAACCCAAACGATGGAAGACTTCTATCCGATACAGCTTTTACAAAAATCTCTGAAACTCTCGGAGCAATCAATACAGTTGGTCATTATCTAGTAGATATGGTAAACGACAATGATAGGAGAGACGGAGACCCAAATCTGCAACAACTACCTCAAGCTTTGTACACAAttagtaaaaatgtattgggGAGAAATGTTACTGATAAAATAGCGCCTATTGTAAAGAAAGCACTGCCCAAAGTACTGCCAGACGCACCCATTACTAAAATAGCTACTTCTAACTTCAATGAAAATGATTCTAAGTCATGCACCACACCTGAAGGAGAAGATGGCGTATGTGAGGATTTGAGCAACTGTCcacaattattactaaatcttataaatctTAGAGAATCATTGTGTTTTAAAGAGCTTTTCGTTCCTGGAGTATGCTGTCCAAGGGATGCAGTAGTGCCGTCGACTTCAGCAGTAGAAAAGCCAGTTGTGGCAACAACCAGCAAGCCAACTTACTTAGTACCAGTGACCACTCAGAGAACCACTACAACACACAGATCCACAACTCAACGTCCTGTAACGACAACGACCAAGAAAGTTACAACAAGCAAACCATCAGCTGTATTAGTTCTAACTACAAAACGGCCGAAACCGATAACAACGTCAAAGCCAGTGACAAAACCAACGGTGACGTCATCACGCCCTCCGTCGACTACGTCTTTTTACACAGTTACACCACCCATAATCGCAAATTATTCCAATATTGTGGATGCTAACG AATGCGGCCAGCGAGAAGATGAAGGAGGTCGCATTGTAGGAGGTACAGAATCAAAGCCCGGTGCCTGGCCTTGGATGGCGGCAATATACTTGCATGGAAACAAGAGAAGAGAGTTCTGGTGTGGAGGTACCTTGGTTGGAAAACGGCATGTGCTTACAGCTGCACATTGTACTAGAGACTCTAAGCAAAGACC CTTCCCACCTCGGCAATTCACAGTGCGCCTCGGAGACGTGGATTTGTCACGTGAGGACGAGCCGTCCCGCCCTGTCACGTTGCGCGTTACCGCTGTCCGCGCCCATGAACAATTCTCTAGAGTTGGATTTTATAATGATATCGCTATATTGGTGCTAGCAG AAAACGttcaaaagtcaaaatacGTTATCCCAATATGTCTTCCTCATGGAGAACTATCAAGACAACAATTTGATGGTGCTGTTGCCACGGTGGTGGGGTGGGGAACCACTCGTTATGGTGGTGGAGAGAGTTCCAAGCAGCTGGAAGCCAAATTACCTGTTTGGAGGAATGAGGAGTGTGATAGGGCATATTTTCAACCTATTACTGACACGTTTCTTTGCGCTGGTTATGCCAGAGGTGGTGTTGACGCTTGccag ggTGACTCTGGCGGGCCGTTAATGTTGCAAGCTAATGGTCGGTGGACACAAATTGGTGTGGTTTCGTTTGGAAACAAGTGTGGAGAGCCCGGTTATCCGGGTGTCTACACACGTGTTACGCATTATCTCACTTGGCTACagcaaaatataacataa
- the LOC110998607 gene encoding calcineurin-binding protein cabin-1-like: MIKIAALNDESEEDSGSEEEVSREALEQIALQQYTKALDLQRKGSLNDATQLLKDLLETELLYDVKKPVQGEKVSGPLFNLKYLCYKNLASMLSMAGQVDAAIEAYTCATDLDDTDLTLWYRFGLVCFKAQRFECALYAFERGEDINPRHWPCIDKIVTLLLGMDMKEQCIAVIHDALKLDACYLRGIAYRRHIYTVYRHMKEYMEYLNPIYKWDENDDEPINEEIAKKLIKEAEEIYDSFIEQQRAQKEIHKMPNLLLQKPINRFTWESVGESLVHMHKYISENGLSHAAFVELVFNKEVQQKKIEICEDPHESDSDKVGSKPEEVDEKPVEIVSSENEMNDMSDKEKPVTDNEKVESDIEMVNTEQLEAASEHKEPKKTRGRRRGSALSFLEQWEWCTKRRSSRKKNSNKQDNIYDILRRMVPLNLEIENIKNNENPSDEPSLVNLENLFEGNQESEIVHYFNSEKEEKDVEEFIKKYMDQKRDIIDMLKDYLKILSQKWKMKWPRDLSKFFVQANQCYNNHIEIPACTDDNIEDLLHYTATNLLVEEFVVNDKLTTTDEKVSHSLSVIDNIEFILTFKPEIYGSTECLEVILRQLWLKMHIYIINKEENFALDCLYQLSEEFEAMGEHKNSYQLHIINFSFKPIINKYEVLEYIKFLERNKKLSTVNDLFKRNCHEEVLDIIIDSFEHCRTLAKEQESEMSLDFAVQLSFILDSYWALEKVGDCLRWSFICLHEALKHYFRFPSGSPDYEKWTLAVVKILSCMEHLLSSEGFACLDAISPSEMSQGLEDLIRIIGHQMETKTSDMPLNTVSPWIIMHYILQREEDQGRGRPVDESDKTLDEEISNPLMVLFIAHEKLGSKGWCNNSNGKLLYFILDAVVPLLRSPALSKSLEIICQYMEQCVYCLYGHPANRKNKVKYVEIHNNISPHTLDWFRAQQLYEIFRPPVIPALEGKITGITADIETLFHRILGLLPNECDPQKYVPDLEKYIKGIDPKLPLFPPLLPFKIKDIYFLLGDYYFKKEEGKLAVKYNMLDVIINKNRLESWAEISLAKAVNLERVLNSCKNLNNEKEFLNPAKSTIRCFKRSLEIDPYHCNLWIEYGNFVYSVHSFVSRLLKQASESLSMEDFEALERQKENLLDTTQKCFTNALDLNNSVENEKANEDSWLLYYMLGKVAEKQNKPPSIYLNFYMKGVKSLREVDATYPLKINYSSPTQLCIEVLELHYRIHASILKYIEQHENKPIPTSVGKVFLNCIEEWQQGPFTGKAKKENAETKSEETSVQAANILKRSISDAGEEDNQEAKKLKLESAAAKVRRSASYDTERIKDVQQTNFNCSERKIVDIETKSNVEAIKEIQKKDEKDMTEQGNDTQVNVKKDSDLEKKEVSSSSSSSSSDSSSSESSSDSSDSERVSESSSKSSNETKPITEEEIMKIVSGCLDALEDCASRFPPHYKAIYRLAHYHFYYKKGKDIERCRDLMLSSFTSRSGQKLGGLFSEKKTNNFFNNIWKIPLNEVDRGGSFAFHMNRSVLLTMEILKEIDDHKTLLDLSIHLQRIPEPDKKYLRDSDREDLAQQAFSLCVQALKGQLVKFSQQPDIKSNEVERQALKSLMLDIYRSYQKVQKQPLSKQFVNLLIDAYKLITTTPINESMNLVDLSMKYCQSMNLALKQQALAQANLDKTQTQKKHSAKSTENSKITPNNIPTSQSKSEQKPPPTTTSTSAVPKLPSLDITASFQDYMPMLAETMLSQQRAALSYLSNMSALANFTSLPNPLQFSAQNSFQAEFYRQFLSQGLSSFNPPPTKKQKRAPKPTSSRLTTSQPKPKFTSTVTKATSTPVIASMTKSATTTLTPSMGTVLQTLPASMTANLPNYAASKTNSLPTSQLSSASLNTTVHPKPVSNQVSPGKTLQEKLAERQKNIPVSKASIDISASISRLPSSLTITKTSKSGPKKPEVKKSILFQEPIPKLDDEIIVLDDDD; this comes from the coding sequence atgataaaaatagcCGCTTTAAATGACGAATCCGAAGAGGATAGCGGTTCCGAAGAAGAAGTCTCGCGAGAAGCTTTAGAGCAAATAGCATTACAACAATACACGAAAGCTTTAGATTTACAGAGAAAGGGGAGTCTAAATGATGCCACACAACTGCTTAAAGATTTATTGGAAACTGAATTGTTGTATGATGTTAAAAAACCAGTACAAGGCGAGAAAGTAAGTGGACCACTAttcaatttaaagtatttgtgTTATAAAAACCTTGCCTCTATGCTAAGTATGGCCGGGCAGGTGGATGCAGCTATTGAAGCTTATACTTGTGCTACAGATCTAGATGATACAGATTTGACACTCTGGTATCGTTTTGGTTTAGTATGTTTCAAAGCCCAACGTTTTGAATGTGCACTATATGCTTTTGAGCGTGGTGAAGATATTAATCCCCGCCATTGGCCCTGTATCGATAAAATAGTTACACTTTTACTTGGTATGGACATGAAAGAACAGTGTATAGCTGTTATACATGATGCCCTTAAATTAGATGCATGTTACCTTCGAGGGATTGCATATCGAAGACATATTTATACTGTTTATCGCCATATGAAGGAATATATGGAGTACTTAAATCCAATTTATAAGTGGGATGAAAATGATGATGAACCTATTAATGAAGAAATTGCAAAAAAGCTGATTAAAGAAGCAGAAGAAATATATGATTCATTTATAGAACAACAAAGAGCTCAGAAGGAAATACATAAAATGccaaatttacttttacaaaaaccaataaatagatttacttGGGAATCAGTTGGTGAGTCCTTAGTGCATATGCATAAGTACATATCTGAGAATGGACTTAGCCATGCAGCATTTGTAGAATTAGTTTTTAACAAGGAAGTCCAGCAGAAAAAGATAGAAATTTGTGAAGATCCTCATGAGAGTGATAGCGACAAGGTGGGGTCTAAACCAGAGGAAGTTGATGAAAAACCAGTTGAAATAGTCTCCTCAGAGAATGAAATGAATGATATGTCGGATAAAGAAAAACCAGTAACTGATAATGAAAAAGTAGAAAGTGACATTGAAATGGTAAATACAGAACAATTAGAAGCAGCATCTGAACATAAAGAACCAAAAAAAACTCGTGGGCGCCGACGGGGAAGTGCACTTAGTTTTTTGGAGCAATGGGAGTGGTGTACAAAACGTAGATCTAGTCGAAAAAAAAACTCTAATAAACAAGATAACATTTATGATATACTTCGACGGATGGTTCCATTGAATTTAGagattgaaaatattaaaaacaatgaaaatccAAGTGACGAACCATCTTTAGTTAACTTGGAAAACTTGTTTGAGGGAAACCAAGAATCTGaaatagtacattattttaattcagagAAGGAAGAGAAAGATGTAgaagaatttattaagaaatatatggaTCAAAAGAGAGATATAATAGACATGCTGAAGGATTACCTGAAAATACTTTCACAAAAATGGAAAATGAAGTGGCCAAGAGATTTGTCCAAATTTTTTGTACAAGCAAATCAATGTTACAACAATCATATTGAAATACCTGCTTGTACTGATGACAATATTGAAGATTTATTGCACTATACAGCTACCAATCTCCTGGTTGAAGAGTTTGTtgtaaatgataaattaacaACTACTGATGAAAAAGTATCACATAGCTTAAGTGTAATAGATAACATAGAATTTATACTTACATTTAAACCTGAAATTTATGGAAGCACTGAATGTTTAGAAGTAATATTAAGACAACTGTGGCTCAAAATGcacatttacattataaacaaaGAAGAAAATTTTGCCTTGGATTGTTTATATCAACTATCAGAAGAGTTTGAGGCTATGGGTGAACATAAAAACTCATACcagttacatattattaacttcagttttaaaccaataataaataaatatgaagttTTGGAGTACATAAAGTTTTTGGAAAGAAACAAAAAGCTATCCACTGTTAATGATCTATTTAAACGAAATTGCCATGAAGAAgttttagatataattatagatTCATTTGAACACTGCAGAACCTTAGCAAAAGAACAAGAAAGTGAAATGTCTCTTGATTTTGCTGTCCAACTATCATTTATATTAGACTCTTATTGGGCTTTGGAAAAAGTTGGTGATTGTTTGAGATGGtcttttatatgtttacatGAAGCTTTAAAGCATTATTTCCGATTTCCTTCTGGCTCTCCTGATTATGAGAAATGGACTTTAGCTgtggttaaaatattaagttgtaTGGAACATCTCTTATCATCAGAGGGCTTTGCATGCTTAGATGCCATTTCACCAAGTGAGATGAGTCAAGGGCTTGAAGATCTTATAAGAATCATTGGTCATCAAATGGAAACAAAAACATCTGATATGCCATTAAATACAGTTTCTCCTTGGATAATAATGCATTATATACTGCAAAGAGAAGAAGATCAAGGAAGAGGTAGACCAGTAGACGAATCTGACAAGACCTTAGATGAGGAAATTTCGAACCCTCTTatggtattatttattgctcaCGAAAAACTAGGTAGTAAAGGTTGGTGCAATAATTCAAATGGaaagcttttatattttatcttagaTGCAGTGGTTCCCTTATTGCGTTCTCCGGCATTGTCTAAATCTTTAGAAATAATATGTCAGTATATGGAACAGTGTGTTTATTGCCTTTATGGACATCCGGCGAATCgaaaaaacaaagttaaatatgtggaaatacataataatatttcacctCATACATTAGATTGGTTCAGAGCTCAACAACTGTACGAAATCTTTCGCCCACCTGTAATCCCTGCTTTAGAAGGAAAAATAACTGGTATAACTGCGGATATAGAAACATTGTTCCACCGTATTTTAGGATTGTTGCCTAACGAATGTGACCCGCAAAAATATGTTCCTGatttggaaaaatatattaaaggtaTTGATCCTAAATTGCCTCTGTTTCCTCCACTTttgccttttaaaattaaggatATCTATTTTCTGCTTGGagactattattttaagaaagaaGAGGGTAAACTTGCTGTAAAATACAACATGTTAGAtgttataatcaataaaaatagattggaATCGTGGGCAGAAATATCTCTTGCAAAAGCAGTTAACCTAGAAAGGGTGTTAAATTCATGTAAGAATCTAAATAACGAGAAAGAGTTCTTAAACCCTGCCAAAAGTACAATACGTTGTTTTAAGAGATCTTTAGAAATTGATCCTTATCACTGTAATTTATGGATAGAATatggaaattttgtttattctgtTCATTCTTTCGTCTCTAGGTTGCTAAAGCAAGCTAGTGAATCATTAAGCATGGAAGATTTTGAAGCTCTAGAAagacaaaaagaaaatttacttgATACCACTCAGAAATGTTTTACAAATGCACTTGATCTTAATAATAGTGTTGAAAATGAAAAGGCAAATGAAGACTCTTGGCTATTATATTACATGTTAGGAAAAGTAGCAGAAAAGCAAAACAAACCTCCATCGATATACTTAAACTTTTATATGAAAGGCGTTAAGAGTTTACGAGAGGTGGATGCTACATatcctttaaaaattaactatagTTCACCTACACAATTGTGCATAGAAGTATTGGAGTTACATTATAGAATTCACGCGTCAATCCTTAAATATATAGAGCAACATGAAAATAAACCTATACCCACATCAGTaggtaaagtatttttaaattgtattgagGAATGGCAACAAGGCCCTTTTACTGGTAAAGCAAAGAAAGAAAATGCTGAAACAAAGTCTGAAGAAACTTCTGTTCAAGCTGCGAACATTCTAAAACGGTCTATTAGTGATGCAGGAGAAGAAGATAACCAAGAAGCTAAGAAACTTAAGTTAGAATCTGCTGCAGCAAAAGTTAGAAGGTCAGCTTCCTACGATACGGAGCGTATTAAAGATGTTCAACAAACTAACTTTAATTGCTCTGAAAGAAAAATAGTTGATATAGAAACAAAAAGCAACGTTGAAGctataaaagaaattcaaaaaaaagaCGAAAAAGATATGACTGAGCAAGGCAATGATACTCAAGTAAACGTTAAAAAAGACAGCGATTTGGAAAAAAAAGAAGTTAGCTCCAGCTCATCGTCTTCATCTTCCGACTCAAGCAGCAGTGAATCTTCATCAGACAGTTCTGATTCAGAAAGAGTCAGTGAGTCTTCTAGTAAGTCCTCAAATGAAACCAAACCAATAACCGAGGaagaaattatgaaaatagtGTCAGGATGTCTAGATGCTTTAGAAGACTGTGCGAGTCGGTTTCCTCCACATTATAAAGCCATTTACAGACTTGCACATTACcacttttattacaaaaaggGTAAGGATATAGAAAGATGCCGCGATTTAATGTTATCTTCTTTCACATCACGATCGGGCCAAAAGTTGGGTGGTTTATTCAGtgaaaaaaagacaaataacttttttaataatatttggaaaATCCCATTAAACGAAGTTGATAGAGGTGGTAGTTTTGCTTTCCATATGAATCGGTCGGTACTTCTTACCATGGAAATTCTTAAAGAAATTGACGATCACAAAACATTACTCgatttaagtattcatttgCAACGAATACCCGAGCcagataaaaagtatttacggGATTCAGATAGAGAGGATCTGGCGCAACAAGCCTTTTCGTTATGCGTTCAGGCGCTTAAAGGGCAGTTAGTTAAATTTAGTCAACAACcagatattaaaagtaatgaaGTCGAACGTCAAgcattaaaaagtttgatgTTAGATATTTATCGTTCATATCAAAAAGTGCAAAAACAACCTCTTTCAAAACAATTCGTGAACTTATTAATTGATGCGTACAAACTAATAACGACTACTCCAATAAATGAAAGTATGAATTTGGTGGACTTAAGTATGAAATACTGTCAGTCTATGAATTTGGCCCTGAAGCAGCAGGCACTTGCTCAGGCAAATTTGGACAAAACGCAGACACAGAAAAAACATTCTGCTAAATCTACTGAAAATAGCAAAATTACGCCCAACAATATTCCAACGTCTCAATCCAAGTCTGAACAGAAACCTCCGCCAACTACTACGTCAACTTCTGCGGTACCCAAGCTCCCATCCCTTGACATTACGGCATCATTCCAAGACTATATGCCAATGTTAGCTGAAACTATGCTTTCTCAACAAAGAGCTGCTCTATCTTATCTCAGTAACATGAGCGCCCTCGCAAACTTCACTTCATTGCCGAACCCATTGCAATTTTCCGCTCAAAACTCATTTCAAGCCGAGTTTTATAGACAATTTCTTAGTCAAGGCCTGTCTTCATTTAATCCACCTCCGACAAAAAAGCAAAAGCGTGCCCCAAAACCCACATCCAGCCGTTTAACAACATCACAACCGAAGCCCAAGTTTACATCCACTGTGACTAAGGCAACATCGACGCCGGTTATAGCGAGTATGACGAAATCAGCCACAACGACTTTAACGCCCAGTATGGGGACAGTTTTACAAACTTTGCCTGCTTCGATGACCGCAAATTTACCAAACTACGCTGCATCTAAAACAAATAGTTTGCCAACATCTCAATTATCGTCTGCTTCATTAAACACAACTGTACATCCAAAGCCAGTGTCCAATCAGGTCAGCCCAGGAAAAACTTTGCAGGAGAAATTAGcagaacgtcaaaaaaatattccggTGTCTAAAGCTTCAATCGATATAAGTGCATCTATAAGTAGGTTACCATCTTCGCTTACAATAACTAAAACTTCCAAATCTGGACCTAAAAAACCAGAGGTTAAGAAAAGTATTTTGTTCCAAGAGCCGATACCGAAGTTGGATGATGAAATTATAGTATTAGATGATGATGATTAA
- the LOC110998614 gene encoding probable 28S ribosomal protein S26, mitochondrial, with the protein MLSQRYLLKRGLPTYIQHAEAHRKPRWLPVAKSKIYRIPKRPEISEDERLELRRINNAYNTQMRAIRRFYVEDWVREKSSLESATSEMSQRLEADEWLKCEELNDKWNKQIAADREERRKKELEAMEEFALLRMETKDKALKERIERASEKIKKEKELSTTFVTRENLEETIENVLANPIDYNFAIDLKGNICEGRETEYEDKKRADSAN; encoded by the exons ATGCTATCTCAacggtatttattaaaacgtgGGCTTCCTACATATATTCAACACGCTGAGGCTCACCGCAAACCTCGGTGGCTGCCTGTTgctaaaagtaaaatatatcgaATTCCAAAACGCCCTGAAATATCCGAGGATGAACGGTTAGAATTGAGACGAATAAACAATGCTTATAACACACAAATGCGTGCCATTAGGAGGTTTTATGTGGAAGACTGGGTACGAGAAAAATCCTCTCTAGAAAGTGCGACATCGGAGATGTCTCAACGTTTAGAAGCCGACGAATGGTTGAAATGTGAAGAACTCAATGATAAGTGGAATAAACAAATAGCTGCTGACCGAGAAGAGAGACGAAAGAAGGAACTCGAAGCTATGGAAGAATTCGCTCTTTTGAGAATGGAAACTAAAGACAAGGCATTAAAGGAAAGAATTGAAAGAGCTtcagaaaaaattaaaaaagaaaag gaaTTGAGTACAACTTTTGTCACACGTGAAAATTTAGaagaaacaattgaaaatgttttagcAAACCCTATTGATTACAACTTTGCAATAGACCTTAAAGGAAATATCTGTGAAGGAAGAGAAACAGAATATGAAGATAAGAAAAGGGCTGATTCTGCAAACTAA
- the LOC110998629 gene encoding proclotting enzyme-like isoform X2: protein MDETSLQHRYPHWNEYSMPRKRSPEGSNFFQNNPYSQAYYNRQFISPQQPQYYDSRSPIDLVPAGSIQNPNDGRLLSDTAFTKISETLGAINTVGHYLVDMVNDNDRRDGDPNLQQLPQALYTISKNVLGRNVTDKIAPIVKKALPKVLPDAPITKIATSNFNENDSKSCTTPEGEDGVCEDLSNCPQLLLNLINLRESLCFKELFVPGVCCPRDAVVPSTSAVEKPVVATTSKPTYLVPVTTQRTTTTHRSTTQRPVTTTTKKVTTSKPSAVLVLTTKRPKPITTSKPVTKPTVTSSRPPSTTSFYTVTPPIIANYSNIVDANECGQREDEGGRIVGGTESKPGAWPWMAAIYLHGNKRREFWCGGTLVGKRHVLTAAHCTRDSKQRPFPPRQFTVRLGDVDLSREDEPSRPVTLRVTAVRAHEQFSRVGFYNDIAILVLAENVQKSKYVIPICLPHGELSRQQFDGAVATVVGWGTTRYGGGESSKQLEAKLPVWRNEECDRAYFQPITDTFLCAGYARGGVDACQGDSGGPLMLQANGRWTQIGVVSFGNKCGEPGYPGVYTRVTHYLTWLQQNIT from the exons ATGGATGAAACGAGCCTACAGCACCGATATCCGCATTGGAACGAATATTCCATGCCTCGCAAGAGATCACCAGAAGGAAGTAATTTCTTCCAGAACAATCCATATAGTCAAGCTTATTACAATAGACAATTTATATCCCCACAACAACCTCAATATTACGACAGCAGATCACCAATAGATTTGGTTCCAGCGGGTTCTATACAGAACCCAAACGATGGAAGACTTCTATCCGATACAGCTTTTACAAAAATCTCTGAAACTCTCGGAGCAATCAATACAGTTGGTCATTATCTAGTAGATATGGTAAACGACAATGATAGGAGAGACGGAGACCCAAATCTGCAACAACTACCTCAAGCTTTGTACACAAttagtaaaaatgtattgggGAGAAATGTTACTGATAAAATAGCGCCTATTGTAAAGAAAGCACTGCCCAAAGTACTGCCAGACGCACCCATTACTAAAATAGCTACTTCTAACTTCAATGAAAATGATTCTAAGTCATGCACCACACCTGAAGGAGAAGATGGCGTATGTGAGGATTTGAGCAACTGTCcacaattattactaaatcttataaatctTAGAGAATCATTGTGTTTTAAAGAGCTTTTCGTTCCTGGAGTATGCTGTCCAAGGGATGCAGTAGTGCCGTCGACTTCAGCAGTAGAAAAGCCAGTTGTGGCAACAACCAGCAAGCCAACTTACTTAGTACCAGTGACCACTCAGAGAACCACTACAACACACAGATCCACAACTCAACGTCCTGTAACGACAACGACCAAGAAAGTTACAACAAGCAAACCATCAGCTGTATTAGTTCTAACTACAAAACGGCCGAAACCGATAACAACGTCAAAGCCAGTGACAAAACCAACGGTGACGTCATCACGCCCTCCGTCGACTACGTCTTTTTACACAGTTACACCACCCATAATCGCAAATTATTCCAATATTGTGGATGCTAACG AATGCGGCCAGCGAGAAGATGAAGGAGGTCGCATTGTAGGAGGTACAGAATCAAAGCCCGGTGCCTGGCCTTGGATGGCGGCAATATACTTGCATGGAAACAAGAGAAGAGAGTTCTGGTGTGGAGGTACCTTGGTTGGAAAACGGCATGTGCTTACAGCTGCACATTGTACTAGAGACTCTAAGCAAAGACC CTTCCCACCTCGGCAATTCACAGTGCGCCTCGGAGACGTGGATTTGTCACGTGAGGACGAGCCGTCCCGCCCTGTCACGTTGCGCGTTACCGCTGTCCGCGCCCATGAACAATTCTCTAGAGTTGGATTTTATAATGATATCGCTATATTGGTGCTAGCAG AAAACGttcaaaagtcaaaatacGTTATCCCAATATGTCTTCCTCATGGAGAACTATCAAGACAACAATTTGATGGTGCTGTTGCCACGGTGGTGGGGTGGGGAACCACTCGTTATGGTGGTGGAGAGAGTTCCAAGCAGCTGGAAGCCAAATTACCTGTTTGGAGGAATGAGGAGTGTGATAGGGCATATTTTCAACCTATTACTGACACGTTTCTTTGCGCTGGTTATGCCAGAGGTGGTGTTGACGCTTGccag ggTGACTCTGGCGGGCCGTTAATGTTGCAAGCTAATGGTCGGTGGACACAAATTGGTGTGGTTTCGTTTGGAAACAAGTGTGGAGAGCCCGGTTATCCGGGTGTCTACACACGTGTTACGCATTATCTCACTTGGCTACagcaaaatataacataa